In a single window of the Campylobacter hyointestinalis subsp. lawsonii genome:
- the csrA gene encoding carbon storage regulator CsrA has translation MLILTRKNGEAVQIGADIEIKIIESSKNSVKIGIEAPKSILILRSELVSEVAISNQKASATGKNSLDELSKKFQK, from the coding sequence ATGCTTATATTGACTAGAAAAAATGGTGAAGCCGTGCAAATTGGCGCAGATATAGAGATCAAAATAATAGAATCTTCAAAAAATAGCGTAAAAATAGGCATAGAAGCACCTAAAAGCATTCTTATTTTAAGAAGCGAACTAGTGAGTGAAGTAGCAATCTCAAACCAAAAAGCTAGTGCAACTGGTAAAAATTCGCTTGATGAACTAAGTAAAAAGTTTCAAAAATGA
- a CDS encoding ATP-dependent Clp protease adaptor ClpS, with the protein MQTKKASLLKLKTKDFKPNLYKVILLNDNVTTMDFVVFILVEIFSKSSNEAINLMLKIHEIGSAVCGIYTKEIAKTKQLQVLNLAKTNGFPLKCILKEE; encoded by the coding sequence GTGCAAACTAAAAAAGCATCTTTACTAAAACTAAAAACAAAAGATTTTAAACCAAATTTATACAAAGTGATACTGCTAAATGACAATGTCACGACTATGGATTTTGTGGTATTTATCTTAGTAGAGATATTTTCTAAAAGCAGTAATGAGGCTATAAATTTAATGCTAAAAATCCACGAGATAGGAAGTGCGGTTTGCGGCATATATACAAAAGAAATTGCTAAAACAAAACAACTACAGGTTTTAAATTTAGCCAAAACAAACGGTTTTCCGTTAAAATGTATTTTAAAAGAAGAGTAA
- the truB gene encoding tRNA pseudouridine(55) synthase TruB: MERLFVANKPTAVSSNYFLSRLKRKYGVKKAGYSGTLDPFASGVLIVAFGNYTRLFNYLAKSPKVYETTIWLGAFCESLDNENITKVDVLKPFSMQSLEIVRSNLLGNIKYIPPKFSAKKIDGKRAYELARKDEKFELKPCEMQIFSCEILNYSHPFLTLRLSVSEGSYIRSYAQIFAKKLGVNATLSALKRVSEGKFVYENEKELDPTKFLSLKTNSYLGNPKNIKDGKKLEVFEFSIKTDGVYLVKFDEFFSIIEIKNGVISYRLNKVKNAYID; encoded by the coding sequence ATAGAGCGACTATTTGTAGCAAATAAACCAACCGCTGTTTCTAGTAACTATTTTTTAAGCAGGTTAAAAAGAAAATACGGCGTAAAAAAAGCAGGATATTCTGGCACTTTAGATCCTTTTGCAAGTGGAGTTTTGATAGTGGCATTTGGAAATTATACAAGGCTTTTTAACTACCTAGCAAAGTCTCCAAAAGTATATGAAACAACTATCTGGCTAGGGGCATTTTGTGAAAGTTTAGATAATGAAAACATAACAAAAGTCGATGTTTTAAAACCATTTTCTATGCAGAGTTTAGAGATAGTCAGATCAAATTTACTAGGAAATATAAAGTATATCCCGCCTAAATTTAGTGCAAAAAAAATTGACGGAAAAAGGGCTTATGAACTAGCAAGAAAAGATGAGAAATTTGAGCTAAAGCCTTGCGAAATGCAGATTTTTAGCTGTGAAATTTTAAACTATTCACATCCGTTTTTAACACTTCGTCTAAGCGTTAGCGAAGGCTCTTATATAAGATCTTATGCTCAGATTTTTGCTAAAAAACTAGGCGTAAATGCAACTTTAAGTGCATTAAAAAGAGTAAGTGAGGGAAAGTTCGTCTATGAAAATGAAAAAGAGCTAGATCCTACTAAATTTCTTAGCCTAAAAACAAACTCGTATCTTGGTAATCCAAAAAATATAAAAGATGGCAAAAAGCTAGAAGTTTTTGAGTTTAGCATAAAGACAGATGGGGTTTATTTGGTTAAATTTGATGAGTTTTTTAGCATAATCGAGATAAAAAACGGCGTGATTTCATATCGTTTAAATAAGGTAAAAAATGCTTATATTGACTAG
- a CDS encoding AAA family ATPase produces MLDPKLSNIIKAANQIATLKSHEYISIEHIIYVLMDDEEFLQKLSNLNIKDHEALKADLENLLSGFPKAVPNKNPMPTYKLNEILSEAVNKDKFDLDDFFDFILKDKDSTAYEILKFHGLQENLDDDIEYFATNLNEIASSFDPIIGREDEINTALQTLCRHKKNNPIFVGEAGVGKTAIVQGIVKKILNGNVPDKLKNSVIYSFDLVSLLAGAKYRGELEERLKFLIDKLKSNPNNILFIDEIHTILNQNGGESAVDIASVLKPYLANGTIRCIGATTYSEFRNFNKDRALLRRFAKIDVSEPSEDECFLILKGLKSTYEKFHNVTYNDEILKLSISLAKRYLSDKFLPDSAIDIIDEAGAKASIEHKKQISKKLILEIVSKIANISNLNNTDDRTKLLKNLKNNLTSKIYGQDEAIYCINDALLCSYAGLNEKNRPIGVFLFTGSSGVGKSELARELANALNVHFERYDMSEYMEKHAVSRLIGSPPGYVGFENGGLLTNMVKKHPYSVILFDEIEKANDELLNIFLQIFDNASLTDGAGNRSDFKNTIIIMTSNLGTKEAPIMGFKKDEESKTGRAINNFFASEFRNRIDKIVYFNPLNKDILEKIITKIISKTSEEAKISIKLSSKAITELIRIGYNPEFGARNLKRAIKDNIINTLAKELLFGKLKTSKKVTIDFDKEFKFDFKGRP; encoded by the coding sequence ATGCTAGATCCTAAATTATCAAATATCATAAAAGCAGCAAATCAAATAGCCACGCTTAAATCCCACGAATATATCAGCATAGAACATATAATCTATGTTTTGATGGATGATGAAGAGTTTTTACAAAAACTATCAAATTTAAATATAAAAGATCATGAAGCCTTAAAAGCGGACTTAGAAAATTTACTTAGCGGATTTCCAAAAGCCGTTCCTAACAAAAACCCGATGCCTACATACAAGCTAAATGAAATTCTCTCAGAAGCGGTAAATAAAGATAAATTTGATTTAGATGATTTTTTTGATTTTATCTTAAAAGATAAAGATTCTACGGCTTATGAGATCCTTAAATTTCATGGTTTGCAAGAAAATTTAGATGATGATATAGAGTATTTTGCTACAAATTTAAATGAGATAGCAAGCAGTTTTGATCCTATCATAGGCAGAGAAGACGAGATAAATACAGCCTTACAGACACTTTGCAGACATAAAAAAAATAATCCTATCTTTGTAGGAGAAGCCGGCGTTGGAAAAACAGCTATCGTTCAAGGAATAGTAAAAAAGATATTAAACGGCAATGTACCTGATAAGCTAAAAAATAGCGTCATATACTCATTTGATCTTGTTTCGCTTTTAGCAGGAGCAAAATACAGGGGCGAGCTTGAAGAGAGATTAAAATTCCTTATCGATAAACTAAAATCCAACCCAAACAACATACTTTTTATCGATGAAATCCACACAATACTAAATCAAAATGGTGGCGAAAGTGCAGTAGATATAGCAAGCGTGCTAAAACCATACCTTGCAAATGGTACCATAAGATGCATAGGGGCGACTACATATAGCGAGTTTAGAAACTTCAACAAAGACAGAGCCCTGCTTAGAAGATTTGCAAAGATAGACGTAAGCGAACCTAGTGAAGATGAGTGTTTTTTGATACTAAAAGGACTAAAATCAACCTATGAAAAATTCCATAACGTTACTTATAACGACGAGATTTTAAAACTTAGCATCAGTCTTGCAAAAAGGTATTTGAGCGATAAATTTCTACCTGATAGTGCCATAGATATCATAGATGAAGCAGGAGCAAAAGCCTCTATAGAACACAAAAAGCAGATAAGCAAAAAGCTAATACTAGAAATAGTTTCAAAAATAGCAAATATATCAAATTTAAACAACACTGATGATAGAACAAAATTATTAAAAAATTTAAAAAATAATCTAACTTCAAAAATTTACGGTCAAGATGAAGCCATATATTGCATAAATGACGCTCTACTTTGCTCATATGCTGGATTAAATGAAAAAAATAGACCTATTGGCGTATTTTTATTTACCGGAAGTAGTGGCGTAGGAAAAAGTGAGCTAGCACGCGAGCTAGCAAATGCTTTAAACGTGCATTTTGAACGCTACGATATGAGCGAATATATGGAAAAACACGCAGTCTCAAGGCTGATCGGCTCACCTCCTGGATATGTCGGATTTGAAAATGGCGGACTTTTGACAAATATGGTAAAAAAGCATCCTTACAGCGTTATTTTATTTGATGAGATAGAAAAAGCAAACGACGAGCTTTTAAATATATTTTTACAAATTTTTGACAACGCTAGTCTAACTGACGGGGCAGGAAACAGAAGCGACTTTAAAAATACAATCATTATAATGACGTCAAATTTAGGCACAAAAGAGGCTCCTATTATGGGCTTTAAAAAAGACGAAGAGAGCAAAACAGGACGCGCTATAAACAACTTCTTCGCATCAGAGTTTAGAAACCGCATAGACAAAATCGTATATTTTAACCCTCTAAACAAAGATATACTTGAAAAAATAATCACGAAAATTATTAGCAAGACCAGCGAAGAGGCAAAAATAAGCATAAAACTTAGCAGCAAAGCAATAACAGAGCTCATAAGAATTGGCTATAATCCTGAGTTTGGTGCTAGAAATTTAAAAAGGGCTATCAAAGATAATATAATAAATACTTTAGCAAAAGAGCTACTTTTTGGTAAGCTTAAGACTAGCAAAAAAGTAACTATAGACTTTGATAAAGAGTTTAAATTTGATTTCAAGGGCAGACCATGA
- a CDS encoding ATP-dependent helicase: protein MDNLLDSLNEAQRDAATHIDGAMLILAGAGSGKTKTITSRLAYLISEVGIDPLNTLTLTFTNKAASTMKNRAMNLLNTNLPCAPLLCTFHKFGLLFLKFYINELGRKNNFVIIDSDDKKKIIKDIETNIPASIISNEISRYKNLLLSEKDILNSSKLSAENEFTKDNYEKIANAYKLYEEYLASNNLVDFDDLLVLTYKILSLNNELATQISNRYQYIMVDEYQDTNDLQYKLLRKLCLTHENLVVVGDDDQSIYGWRGARIENILNFKDQFKDVKLVKLEENYRSTPSILKAANDLIDHNRSRLGKKLISTKKDTNPILIIENADENIEAKVISEHITKLLSSGIKANEIAILYRVNALSRSLEDGLNKAKIPYKMVGGVKFYERMEIKDIVAYLRLVLNPNDDFSLNRVINRPKRGLGKVSLAKLEKFAYENKTSIYNALYMIDDDVVGKKLRLNLLDFANSLRDLKDKTPYDLLSDLDKSFGIKEYYKNMPDGVDRVANIDEFYALLKDQILNSPNFELEEFLNELSLQSEQDRISDDAISIMSVHASKGLEFEHLFVIGLEEGFFPLIGDGSDIEEERRLAYVAITRAKSGLNLSYSNSRFYKGQRTRLNKSRFLSEAGLCEGSLVIESSNEFKKGDLIKHKIFGIGRVMEVTKVKSEFKLRINFGGNVKDIMSSFVEKVL from the coding sequence ATGGATAATTTATTAGATTCTTTAAATGAAGCTCAAAGAGACGCTGCTACTCATATAGATGGTGCGATGCTTATCCTTGCAGGTGCAGGGAGTGGCAAAACAAAAACAATCACTTCACGCTTAGCTTATCTCATAAGTGAAGTAGGCATAGACCCTTTAAATACTCTAACCCTTACTTTTACAAACAAAGCCGCTAGCACTATGAAAAATAGAGCTATGAATTTACTAAATACAAATTTACCATGTGCGCCCCTACTCTGTACGTTTCATAAATTTGGGCTTTTGTTTTTAAAGTTTTACATAAACGAACTAGGTAGAAAAAACAACTTTGTTATCATAGATTCTGATGATAAAAAAAAGATCATAAAAGATATAGAAACAAATATTCCAGCTTCTATTATCTCAAACGAAATTTCTAGATATAAGAACTTGCTTTTGAGCGAAAAAGATATTTTAAATAGTTCAAAACTAAGCGCAGAAAATGAATTTACAAAAGATAATTATGAAAAAATAGCAAATGCCTATAAGCTATATGAAGAGTATCTAGCATCAAATAATCTCGTCGATTTTGACGATCTTTTAGTGCTAACTTATAAAATCCTTAGTTTAAATAATGAACTAGCAACCCAAATATCAAATAGATATCAATATATAATGGTAGATGAGTATCAAGACACAAACGATTTACAATACAAACTCCTTAGAAAACTCTGCTTAACACACGAAAATTTAGTTGTAGTCGGAGATGATGATCAAAGCATTTATGGTTGGCGTGGCGCAAGGATAGAAAATATACTAAATTTCAAAGATCAATTTAAAGATGTCAAACTAGTAAAACTAGAAGAAAACTATCGCTCAACTCCATCTATCTTAAAAGCTGCAAATGATCTAATAGACCACAACAGAAGTCGTTTAGGCAAAAAGCTTATAAGCACCAAAAAAGATACTAATCCTATCTTAATCATAGAAAACGCAGACGAAAATATAGAAGCCAAAGTCATATCAGAGCATATCACAAAGCTACTTTCTAGCGGAATAAAAGCTAATGAGATCGCCATACTTTATAGGGTAAATGCTCTATCTCGTAGCTTAGAAGACGGCTTAAATAAAGCCAAAATCCCATATAAAATGGTTGGCGGAGTAAAGTTTTATGAAAGAATGGAGATAAAAGATATAGTCGCTTATCTAAGACTTGTATTAAATCCAAATGATGATTTTTCACTAAATAGAGTCATAAACAGACCAAAACGCGGACTTGGAAAAGTAAGTCTTGCAAAGCTGGAAAAATTTGCTTATGAGAACAAGACCTCTATTTACAACGCTTTATATATGATAGACGATGATGTAGTAGGCAAAAAACTACGCTTAAATTTACTAGATTTTGCAAACTCACTAAGAGATCTAAAAGATAAAACACCTTATGATCTTTTAAGCGATCTAGATAAGAGTTTTGGTATAAAAGAATACTATAAAAATATGCCTGATGGCGTCGATAGAGTAGCAAATATAGACGAATTTTACGCACTTTTAAAAGATCAAATTCTAAACTCACCAAATTTTGAGCTAGAAGAGTTTTTAAATGAACTCTCTTTGCAAAGCGAACAAGATAGAATTAGCGATGACGCTATCTCTATAATGAGCGTTCATGCTAGCAAAGGGCTTGAGTTTGAGCATCTTTTTGTCATCGGGCTTGAAGAGGGATTTTTTCCACTTATCGGAGATGGAAGCGATATCGAAGAAGAAAGACGCCTTGCGTATGTCGCCATCACAAGAGCAAAAAGTGGGCTTAACCTATCATATTCAAACTCACGCTTTTATAAAGGACAAAGAACTAGACTTAATAAATCAAGATTCTTAAGCGAAGCTGGACTATGCGAAGGCTCACTTGTCATAGAAAGTAGCAATGAATTTAAAAAAGGTGATCTTATCAAACATAAGATTTTTGGTATAGGCAGAGTTATGGAAGTAACAAAGGTCAAATCAGAGTTTAAGCTTAGAATAAATTTTGGCGGAAACGTCAAAGATATAATGTCTAGTTTTGTGGAAAAAGTACTGTGA
- a CDS encoding M3 family oligoendopeptidase yields MMTWDLTIFFKNLDELDKFSKITEEKALKFNQTYNSNLNDLNPDDFLLAIKEYEDITCNLNKIMSYAQLSFAKDTSKGALLAKYEEICTKIEEKMLFFMLEFNQISKEKQDIFIEFCKPYSYYLELSLKNKPHQLSLAEERILLRTSNTGADAFSRLFDESMAKLKFKFKDKELSEEEILSKMYDKDREIRKKAALSLSDTLGKNQHLLTFIYNMIKTDLKNECELRNYEFPETPRHQSNQIDKSGVDSLIKVTEENFDLVSKFYNKKREILGYEKLYDYDRYAPLNDDAKFDFKEAKDIVLKAFTDFSPTFGNLAQKAFDENWCDVYPDENKQSGAFSHSASSDTHPFVLLNYTDRRRDVFTLAHELGHAIHQYLSYSVGYLSSHTPLTTAETASVFCEMLVFEYIKNSLPKEQRVALLAGKIEDIFATLYRQINFTTFERRIHSYDGEISSDELNRIWLEESKKMFGDSLVLNDYYKIWWSYIPHFIHSPFYCYAYGYAQLLVLALFGLYKSGKCENFVEIYTKFLSLGGSKSPKDMVAMFGFDINKEEFWDIGMNEIKKLVDEFITI; encoded by the coding sequence ATTATGACTTGGGATCTGACTATATTTTTTAAAAACCTAGATGAACTTGATAAATTTTCTAAAATCACGGAAGAAAAAGCACTTAAATTTAATCAAACATACAACTCAAATTTAAATGATCTAAATCCAGATGATTTTTTACTTGCGATAAAAGAGTATGAAGATATCACTTGCAATTTAAATAAGATTATGAGTTACGCGCAGCTCAGCTTCGCAAAAGATACTTCAAAAGGTGCGCTTTTAGCAAAATATGAAGAAATTTGCACGAAGATAGAAGAAAAAATGCTGTTTTTTATGCTTGAATTTAATCAAATTTCAAAAGAAAAACAAGATATTTTCATAGAGTTTTGTAAGCCGTACAGCTACTATTTAGAGCTAAGCTTGAAAAATAAACCTCATCAACTAAGCCTAGCTGAGGAAAGAATACTACTTCGCACTTCAAATACAGGTGCAGACGCATTTTCAAGACTATTTGACGAAAGTATGGCAAAACTTAAATTTAAATTTAAAGATAAAGAGTTAAGCGAAGAAGAAATTCTCTCAAAAATGTATGATAAAGATAGAGAGATAAGAAAAAAAGCCGCCTTGTCTCTTAGTGATACTTTAGGTAAAAATCAGCATCTTTTGACCTTTATCTACAATATGATAAAAACCGATCTAAAAAACGAATGCGAACTGCGAAATTACGAATTTCCAGAAACTCCACGTCACCAAAGCAACCAAATAGATAAATCAGGCGTAGATTCACTCATAAAAGTAACTGAAGAAAACTTCGATTTAGTCTCTAAATTCTATAATAAAAAACGCGAGATTTTAGGCTATGAAAAGCTTTATGACTACGACAGATACGCCCCACTTAATGATGATGCAAAATTTGATTTTAAAGAGGCAAAAGATATAGTTTTAAAAGCATTTACTGATTTTAGTCCTACATTTGGAAATTTAGCCCAAAAAGCGTTTGATGAAAACTGGTGCGATGTCTATCCAGATGAGAATAAACAAAGCGGAGCCTTCTCACACTCTGCTAGTAGCGATACTCATCCATTTGTGCTTTTAAACTATACTGATAGAAGAAGAGACGTTTTTACTCTAGCTCATGAGCTAGGACACGCAATTCATCAATATCTTAGCTATAGTGTTGGGTATCTAAGCTCTCACACACCGCTAACTACGGCCGAGACGGCGTCAGTATTTTGTGAAATGCTGGTTTTTGAATATATCAAAAATAGCCTTCCAAAAGAGCAAAGAGTCGCCTTGCTAGCTGGCAAAATAGAAGATATCTTCGCTACACTTTATAGACAGATAAACTTCACAACCTTTGAGCGTCGCATTCACTCATATGATGGCGAAATTTCAAGCGATGAGCTAAATAGAATTTGGCTTGAAGAGAGTAAGAAGATGTTTGGAGATAGTCTTGTTTTAAATGATTATTATAAAATTTGGTGGAGTTATATACCACATTTTATTCATTCTCCATTTTATTGCTACGCTTATGGTTATGCTCAATTGCTTGTTTTGGCTCTATTTGGTCTATATAAGAGTGGAAAATGCGAGAATTTTGTAGAGATTTATACCAAATTTTTAAGCCTAGGTGGAAGTAAAAGTCCAAAAGATATGGTAGCAATGTTTGGTTTTGATATAAACAAAGAAGAGTTTTGGGATATAGGAATGAATGAGATAAAAAAATTAGTAGATGAGTTTATCACAATTTAA
- the smpB gene encoding SsrA-binding protein SmpB — protein sequence MAKDLARNKKAFHDYTILETFEAGIVLKGSEVKALRAGRANLKDSFVRIIRGEIFLLNAHISHLNTTNMHFKPDERAPRKLLMHKRQIDKLFGQVSTEGLTIVALSLYLSSKNIVKATIALAKGKNLHDKREAIKKKEADLEARAAIKRYL from the coding sequence ATGGCAAAAGATTTAGCAAGAAATAAAAAAGCATTTCACGACTACACCATACTTGAAACTTTTGAAGCTGGAATTGTGCTAAAAGGTAGCGAAGTCAAAGCCTTAAGAGCCGGTAGAGCAAATTTAAAAGATAGTTTCGTGCGCATAATTCGCGGTGAAATATTTTTGCTAAATGCTCACATAAGCCATCTTAATACCACAAATATGCACTTTAAACCTGACGAAAGAGCTCCTAGAAAACTTCTTATGCATAAAAGGCAGATAGATAAACTATTTGGTCAAGTAAGCACAGAAGGACTTACTATAGTCGCTCTGTCGCTGTATCTTAGCAGTAAAAATATAGTAAAAGCTACCATCGCTCTTGCAAAAGGTAAAAATTTACATGATAAAAGAGAGGCGATAAAGAAAAAAGAGGCAGATTTAGAAGCTCGCGCCGCCATAAAAAGATATTTATAA
- a CDS encoding TlpA disulfide reductase family protein: protein MKKIVFMLSFCIMLLTGCSQSDVSSEPSFKPYKVGDEIELTSVVGAKATLVRSEHGFKLKGSDKIVMIDIFGTYCVPCQKEAPHLMDYQLKNSEDFMLIGLIHFEKISDKDVVENFSKKYNAYYFIANSDENARIVDQILKDIDYKHALQIPFKVVFKNGVYQILTDTLEGKQGNKFYLGSISTDVISKDISRIKSAN from the coding sequence ATGAAAAAAATAGTGTTTATGCTTAGTTTTTGCATTATGCTCCTAACAGGTTGTAGCCAAAGTGATGTTTCAAGCGAACCTAGTTTCAAACCATATAAAGTAGGCGATGAGATAGAGCTTACTAGCGTAGTCGGCGCTAAAGCTACCTTAGTTAGAAGCGAGCACGGATTTAAACTAAAAGGAAGCGATAAAATAGTTATGATAGATATATTTGGAACCTACTGCGTCCCATGCCAAAAAGAAGCGCCTCATCTTATGGACTATCAGCTTAAAAATAGTGAGGATTTTATGCTTATAGGACTTATACACTTTGAAAAAATAAGCGACAAAGACGTCGTAGAGAACTTTTCAAAAAAATATAATGCATATTATTTTATAGCAAACAGCGATGAAAACGCGCGTATAGTTGATCAAATTTTAAAAGATATAGACTATAAACACGCTTTGCAAATTCCATTTAAAGTCGTATTTAAAAATGGAGTTTATCAAATACTCACAGATACGCTAGAAGGCAAACAAGGAAATAAATTTTACCTAGGAAGCATAAGCACAGATGTGATAAGCAAAGATATAAGTAGGATTAAAAGTGCAAACTAA
- a CDS encoding LysR family transcriptional regulator, with amino-acid sequence MINEFNKIYTFMAIVKERSFSKASQILGISQPAVTLQIKKLEEMLGATLIMRKKNGIILTKEGEKFYKLCLKFEGAMFRFKEEAGHIKDAKTPIVVATDVLLGETVLPMMLDKICDIADSSLDIKITDHTNLLPYLLDRRCDFVLMADKIYNEQLVFKELFEYNVVLVSNFKQNLAIKINDLEKHLFIKDRTKTFINAYFDQFGIDYENIPTAYVIDGSIAVKSAIMNNKTKEYFAFLPKFIIEKELENEDMFLVEIEDVKIVRKIYIAGLKENEDIVEKLGNMEITIVC; translated from the coding sequence ATGATTAATGAATTTAACAAGATCTACACTTTTATGGCTATAGTAAAAGAAAGAAGCTTTTCTAAGGCATCGCAAATCTTGGGTATTTCTCAGCCTGCTGTTACTTTGCAGATAAAAAAGTTAGAAGAGATGCTTGGGGCTACTCTTATTATGAGAAAGAAAAATGGTATTATCTTGACAAAAGAGGGTGAAAAGTTTTATAAGCTTTGCTTGAAATTTGAAGGTGCTATGTTTAGATTTAAAGAAGAGGCTGGACATATCAAAGATGCGAAAACTCCGATCGTAGTCGCTACGGATGTTTTATTAGGAGAGACTGTTTTGCCTATGATGCTTGATAAAATTTGTGATATAGCAGATAGTAGTTTGGATATAAAGATTACCGATCATACAAATTTGCTTCCTTATTTGCTAGATAGAAGATGTGATTTTGTTTTGATGGCTGATAAAATTTATAACGAACAGCTCGTGTTTAAAGAGCTATTTGAATACAATGTCGTCCTTGTATCAAATTTCAAACAAAATTTAGCTATAAAGATCAACGATCTAGAAAAACATCTTTTTATAAAAGATAGAACAAAAACTTTTATAAATGCATATTTTGATCAATTTGGCATAGACTATGAAAACATTCCTACTGCTTATGTTATAGACGGTTCTATAGCGGTAAAATCAGCTATTATGAATAATAAAACAAAAGAATATTTCGCTTTTTTACCTAAATTTATAATAGAAAAAGAGCTAGAAAACGAAGATATGTTTTTAGTAGAGATAGAAGATGTAAAGATAGTAAGAAAGATATATATAGCAGGGCTTAAAGAGAACGAAGATATAGTCGAAAAATTAGGAAATATGGAAATTACTATTGTTTGTTAA
- a CDS encoding 4-(cytidine 5'-diphospho)-2-C-methyl-D-erythritol kinase, which yields MRSYAKLNIFLKIIGTRGDYHEIISRFVLFEELYDEINFIKKTTDEFIKDDHIPENIIKKARISLENLGFKNELDEFFTTHQVKLIKKIPCGGGLGGGSSNAAAFLNLANEELNLKIPKEKLMKISKNIGADVAFFVSEFKSANVSGIGEIVENFYDDVPNLGIITSDIFCSTPKVFREFRQNFFKFDINLAKNLEQLSSNEILHSYQNYELNDLLRPCLQLYPNLIVKQNEFLSGSGSTKFILK from the coding sequence ATGAGAAGTTACGCAAAACTAAATATATTTTTAAAAATAATAGGAACTCGTGGGGATTACCATGAGATAATCTCGCGTTTTGTGCTATTTGAAGAATTATATGATGAGATAAATTTTATAAAAAAAACAACAGATGAGTTCATCAAAGATGACCACATACCAGAAAATATCATCAAAAAAGCAAGAATTTCCCTAGAAAACTTAGGCTTTAAAAATGAACTAGACGAATTTTTTACAACTCATCAAGTAAAGCTCATAAAAAAGATCCCTTGTGGTGGCGGACTTGGTGGTGGAAGCTCTAACGCAGCGGCTTTTTTAAATTTAGCAAATGAAGAGTTAAATTTAAAAATACCAAAAGAAAAGCTTATGAAAATCAGCAAAAATATAGGCGCAGACGTTGCATTTTTTGTTAGTGAGTTCAAAAGTGCAAATGTCAGCGGAATTGGTGAAATAGTAGAAAACTTCTATGATGACGTACCAAATTTAGGGATTATAACAAGCGATATTTTCTGCTCTACTCCAAAAGTGTTTAGAGAATTTAGACAAAACTTTTTCAAATTTGATATAAACTTAGCTAAAAATTTAGAACAACTTAGCTCAAATGAGATTTTACATTCATACCAAAATTATGAATTAAACGACTTATTAAGACCTTGCTTGCAACTTTATCCAAATTTAATCGTTAAGCAAAACGAGTTTTTAAGCGGAAGTGGAAGCACTAAATTTATTTTAAAATGA